One segment of Clostridium botulinum DNA contains the following:
- a CDS encoding peptidoglycan-binding protein: MGKGYILVRLFKFKDALPNTKGKLIITNAEDGEIVYEKDDAFDISGRSEFIEVITPEKKLSQQPYEEGVIPYGIYNIDILPENFEEVIIDGVSVFEDITSIQNVEVGEKEENNGLPKKIIIPPEQLVLNAKRDKQVGSIVQPLVLERPYIPEFIVVHLGPPSSAAENVTVGFVDYIKNVASSEIYPTWPEESLKANIYCQISFALNRIYTEWYRNKGYSFQITNSTAYDQYFIKGRNIFDNISKIVDEIFSEYIITIGNKTPFFAQYCNGTTVKCDGLSQWGTVDLANAGMKALGILQYYFGYDKTLVRATMIEGIPESYPGTPLRLNDENNNVKVIQKQLNRISKNFPAIPKIPYENGKFDKITEDAVKVFQKVFNLTQDGIVGRATWYRISSIYVGVKRLAELDQEPEIDGENPPPDSGGEYPGYLLKYGSRGEKVKEVQNYLSVISKSYNIPSIKADGIFGQMTKDTVIVFQRLFGLSPDGVVGLNTWNKIYEIYKGSKKSNVEEQIYSADYPGYVLKENLYGDDVRWVQTYLNAISEFYKEIPKIKVDGIFKKKTKNAVINFQNTFGLNADGKIGVNDWKKLISVYNSLDGGQNINKSDILYDYPGFDLELGDQDGYVTVFQKYVNVLAKNNYISSQIEENGVFDKRTENSVKELQEKFGLKVTGVVDKITWDKTSSLYEILYTGKGSKRNRK, encoded by the coding sequence TTGGGAAAGGGATATATATTAGTAAGACTATTTAAGTTTAAGGATGCTTTGCCTAATACAAAAGGAAAACTTATAATTACTAATGCTGAAGATGGAGAAATAGTATATGAAAAAGATGATGCTTTTGATATTAGCGGAAGAAGTGAATTTATAGAAGTAATAACACCAGAAAAAAAATTATCGCAACAACCATATGAAGAAGGAGTTATTCCATATGGCATATATAATATAGATATATTGCCTGAAAATTTTGAAGAAGTTATTATTGACGGTGTAAGTGTTTTTGAAGATATTACTTCTATACAAAATGTGGAGGTTGGTGAAAAAGAAGAGAATAATGGTTTACCTAAAAAAATTATTATTCCACCAGAACAGCTTGTACTTAACGCAAAAAGAGATAAACAAGTAGGTTCTATAGTGCAGCCTTTAGTTTTAGAAAGACCATATATACCTGAATTTATAGTTGTACATTTAGGTCCACCAAGCTCAGCTGCTGAGAATGTAACAGTAGGGTTTGTTGACTATATTAAAAATGTTGCTTCAAGTGAAATATATCCAACATGGCCGGAAGAATCATTAAAAGCAAATATATATTGTCAAATATCATTTGCATTAAATAGAATTTATACGGAATGGTATAGAAATAAGGGATATTCATTTCAAATCACTAATTCAACTGCATATGATCAATATTTTATAAAAGGTAGAAATATATTTGATAACATAAGTAAAATAGTAGATGAAATTTTTAGTGAATATATCATAACTATTGGGAATAAAACTCCATTCTTTGCACAATATTGCAATGGCACAACAGTCAAGTGTGATGGTTTATCTCAATGGGGAACTGTAGATTTAGCAAATGCCGGTATGAAGGCTTTAGGTATTCTTCAATATTATTTCGGATATGATAAAACTTTAGTTAGAGCAACTATGATTGAAGGAATACCAGAATCTTATCCGGGAACACCTCTTAGACTCAATGATGAAAATAATAATGTTAAGGTTATACAAAAACAATTAAATAGAATATCTAAAAATTTTCCTGCAATACCTAAAATACCGTATGAAAATGGGAAGTTTGATAAGATAACTGAAGATGCAGTAAAAGTATTTCAGAAAGTTTTTAATCTTACTCAAGATGGTATAGTAGGAAGAGCTACTTGGTATAGAATATCATCTATTTATGTTGGTGTAAAAAGATTAGCGGAGCTTGATCAAGAACCAGAAATTGATGGAGAAAATCCACCTCCAGATTCAGGGGGAGAGTATCCAGGATATTTATTAAAGTATGGTTCAAGGGGAGAAAAAGTTAAAGAAGTTCAGAATTATCTTTCAGTTATATCTAAATCATATAATATACCAAGCATTAAGGCTGATGGAATATTTGGTCAAATGACAAAAGATACTGTTATAGTTTTTCAAAGGTTATTTGGATTATCTCCAGATGGGGTGGTAGGATTAAATACTTGGAATAAGATATATGAAATTTATAAAGGTTCAAAAAAGTCTAATGTAGAAGAACAGATTTATTCGGCTGATTATCCAGGGTATGTGTTAAAAGAAAATTTATATGGCGATGATGTTAGATGGGTGCAAACTTATTTAAATGCCATATCTGAGTTTTATAAAGAGATACCTAAGATAAAAGTAGATGGAATATTTAAGAAAAAAACTAAAAATGCCGTAATAAACTTTCAAAATACATTTGGACTGAATGCAGATGGAAAAATTGGAGTAAATGACTGGAAAAAATTAATATCAGTATATAATAGTTTAGATGGTGGACAAAATATTAATAAGTCAGATATATTATATGATTATCCAGGTTTTGATTTAGAATTAGGAGATCAAGATGGATATGTTACAGTTTTCCAAAAGTATGTAAATGTTCTTGCTAAAAATAATTATATATCAAGCCAAATTGAAGAAAATGGTGTATTTGATAAAAGAACAGAAAATTCCGTTAAAGAATTACAGGAGAAGTTTGGATTAAAAGTAACAGGAGTAGTTGATAAAATTACTTGGGATAAAACATCATCATTATATGAAATTTTATATACAGGTAAAGGAAGCAAAAGAAATAGAAAGTAA
- a CDS encoding spore germination protein, which yields MNENLNYFKKRFEKAFDVKYRDVDTKLGKATLIFIDTLCNSQFISDYIVSPLKNYSYECKSLDDIVTKVLEINIVGNVKDLDDAVLHILSGDIVLTFENEEKMIFCEVKGFPTRGISIPVTESVVKGPREGFNELFVNSISLIRRKIKNSDLKFEPLYVGEKSQTVVCLCYIEGVAPDYLINEVKETINNLHLDFILDTNYIEAKLRKKDSLFDTVGYTEKPDEVAAKIMEGRVAVLVDGTPFVLTIPYFFLENFQTPDDYYLNRLFVNFLRVLRWLAFFLATFMPGLYVAVVTHHFSLLTPMFTFRLAVARAGVPFPTVFEVIIMMLAFQLIKEAGLRLPQPIGGAMSIVSALILGDAAVGAGIASRITIIIVALSTLSYFLIPKIYGAISIWSIGVVILSAFFGLPGFFMSFIILLSNISDLETGGYSFLFPIATDTTYKFRDTIFRGRLSKISKTIIGKGKNNAN from the coding sequence ATGAATGAAAATCTAAATTATTTTAAAAAAAGATTTGAAAAAGCATTTGATGTAAAGTATAGGGATGTTGATACTAAACTTGGAAAGGCAACTTTGATATTTATTGATACATTGTGTAATTCACAATTTATTAGTGATTACATTGTAAGTCCACTGAAAAATTATAGTTATGAATGCAAGTCTTTAGATGATATTGTCACTAAGGTATTAGAGATTAATATAGTTGGTAATGTCAAAGATTTGGATGATGCAGTGTTACATATATTATCAGGAGATATAGTATTAACATTTGAAAATGAAGAAAAAATGATTTTCTGTGAGGTAAAGGGGTTTCCCACTAGAGGTATAAGTATCCCTGTTACGGAATCAGTAGTAAAGGGTCCAAGGGAAGGTTTTAATGAATTATTTGTTAATAGTATTTCATTAATAAGAAGAAAAATTAAAAATTCAGATTTAAAATTTGAACCTTTATATGTTGGAGAAAAATCACAAACTGTTGTATGTTTGTGTTACATAGAAGGAGTGGCACCGGATTATTTAATAAATGAGGTCAAGGAAACAATCAATAATTTACATTTAGATTTTATATTAGATACTAATTATATAGAAGCTAAATTAAGAAAGAAAGATTCATTATTTGATACTGTTGGATATACAGAAAAGCCAGATGAAGTAGCAGCCAAAATAATGGAGGGAAGAGTAGCGGTACTAGTAGATGGAACACCATTTGTATTAACAATTCCATATTTCTTTTTAGAAAATTTCCAAACCCCAGATGACTATTATTTAAATAGACTTTTTGTAAATTTTTTGAGAGTGTTAAGATGGCTTGCATTTTTCTTGGCTACATTTATGCCAGGATTATATGTAGCTGTTGTTACACATCATTTCTCATTACTTACGCCAATGTTTACATTTAGGCTAGCTGTTGCAAGGGCTGGAGTCCCGTTTCCAACAGTTTTTGAGGTGATAATAATGATGTTAGCTTTCCAACTGATTAAGGAGGCTGGATTAAGGTTGCCTCAACCAATTGGTGGAGCTATGAGTATAGTTTCAGCATTAATACTTGGAGATGCAGCAGTAGGGGCTGGTATAGCATCAAGAATAACAATTATTATAGTTGCATTAAGTACATTGAGTTACTTTTTGATTCCTAAAATATATGGAGCGATTTCTATTTGGTCAATAGGTGTTGTAATACTTAGTGCATTCTTTGGATTACCAGGATTTTTTATGTCATTTATAATTTTATTAAGTAATATATCAGATTTAGAAACAGGAGGATATTCATTTTTATTTCCTATTGCAACAGATACAACTTATAAATTTAGGGATACAATATTTAGAGGCAGATTAAGTAAAATTTCTAAGACAATAATAGGAAAGGGGAAAAATAATGCAAATTAA
- a CDS encoding DUF2225 domain-containing protein, giving the protein MCEEEIKKHLFLKQIHCPVCEHKFKVNAVKVNSPRQLSKDSDFFIRYSSPNPYFYDIWICNNCGYATMKVDFFKIKKHEKKIVLEKIKPLWKPRDYPDIITASIAIERYKLALVNSIILNSNYSTKAMISLKIAWMYRLLDNLNNELDFLEKALKGFNEAYIVESFPMYGLQRDSTMYLLGELNRRLNNNSEALIWYSKAITTIGASYKIKELARNGRDLIKANDN; this is encoded by the coding sequence GTGTGTGAAGAAGAAATTAAAAAACATTTATTTCTAAAACAAATACATTGTCCTGTATGTGAGCATAAATTTAAAGTTAATGCTGTTAAAGTTAATTCACCAAGACAATTATCTAAAGACTCTGATTTTTTTATAAGATATTCTTCACCAAATCCTTACTTTTATGATATATGGATTTGTAATAATTGTGGATATGCTACTATGAAAGTGGATTTTTTTAAAATAAAAAAACATGAGAAAAAAATTGTTTTAGAAAAGATAAAACCTTTATGGAAACCTAGAGATTATCCTGATATAATCACTGCAAGTATTGCTATTGAACGTTATAAACTTGCCTTAGTAAATTCTATAATTTTGAACTCTAATTATAGTACTAAAGCTATGATTTCTTTAAAAATTGCCTGGATGTATAGACTTTTAGATAATCTAAACAACGAATTAGATTTTTTGGAAAAGGCATTAAAAGGTTTTAATGAAGCATACATTGTAGAATCATTTCCTATGTATGGTCTTCAACGTGATTCTACAATGTATCTTTTAGGAGAGCTTAATAGACGACTTAATAATAATTCAGAAGCACTTATATGGTATTCTAAAGCAATAACCACTATTGGAGCTTCATACAAAATAAAAGAATTAGCTAGAAATGGTCGAGATTTAATAAAAGCTAACGATAATTAA
- the tyrS gene encoding tyrosine--tRNA ligase: MANVLDELLDRGYIKQFTHEEETRKLLENEKVTFYIGFDPTADSLHVGHFIAMMFMAHMQRAGHRPIALLGGGTAMVGDPSGKTDMRKMLTKEQIQHNVDSIKKQMERFIDFSDDKALIVNNADWLLDLNYVDFLREVGVHFSVNRMLSAECFKQRLEKGLSFLEFNYMLMQGYDFYVLNQKYGCKMELGGDDQWSNMIAGVELVRRKAQGDAMAMTCTLLTNSQGQKMGKTVGGALWLDADKVSPFDFYQYWRNVDDADVEKCLALLTFLPMDEVRRLGALEGAEINGAKKILAFEVTKLVHGEEEAKKAEEAANALFSGGADMSNVPTVTIAKEDLGSTVLDIIAKTKIVPSKKEGRRLIEQGGLSINGEKIIDLTRTLNEDDFEDGSALIKRGKKNYNKIEIQ, encoded by the coding sequence ATGGCAAATGTATTAGATGAGTTACTTGATCGTGGGTACATAAAACAATTTACTCATGAAGAGGAAACAAGAAAATTATTAGAAAATGAGAAAGTAACTTTTTATATAGGATTTGATCCAACAGCAGATAGTTTACATGTAGGTCATTTTATAGCTATGATGTTTATGGCTCATATGCAAAGAGCAGGACATAGACCAATAGCATTATTAGGTGGCGGAACAGCAATGGTTGGAGATCCAAGTGGTAAGACTGACATGAGAAAGATGCTTACTAAGGAACAAATACAACATAATGTTGATTCTATAAAAAAACAAATGGAAAGATTTATAGACTTTTCTGATGACAAAGCTTTAATAGTAAATAATGCAGATTGGTTATTAGATCTTAATTATGTTGACTTTTTAAGAGAAGTAGGAGTTCATTTCTCAGTTAATAGAATGTTGAGTGCAGAATGTTTTAAACAAAGATTAGAAAAAGGATTATCATTCTTAGAATTTAACTATATGTTAATGCAAGGATATGATTTTTATGTTTTAAATCAAAAATATGGATGTAAAATGGAACTTGGCGGAGATGATCAATGGTCTAATATGATTGCTGGTGTTGAACTTGTGAGAAGAAAAGCACAAGGTGATGCAATGGCAATGACTTGTACATTATTAACTAATAGCCAAGGACAAAAAATGGGTAAAACTGTTGGTGGAGCATTATGGCTTGATGCTGATAAAGTATCTCCATTTGACTTCTATCAATATTGGAGAAATGTGGATGATGCAGATGTAGAGAAATGTTTAGCATTATTAACATTCTTACCAATGGATGAAGTAAGAAGATTAGGTGCTTTAGAAGGTGCTGAAATTAATGGAGCTAAGAAGATTCTTGCATTTGAAGTTACAAAACTTGTTCATGGAGAAGAAGAAGCTAAAAAAGCAGAAGAAGCTGCTAATGCTTTATTCTCAGGTGGTGCTGACATGTCAAATGTACCAACAGTAACTATAGCTAAAGAAGACTTAGGTTCAACAGTTTTAGATATAATAGCTAAGACTAAAATAGTTCCATCTAAAAAAGAAGGTAGAAGATTAATAGAGCAAGGTGGATTATCTATTAATGGAGAAAAAATCATTGATTTAACAAGAACATTAAATGAAGATGATTTTGAAGATGGATCTGCCTTAATAAAAAGAGGTAAGAAAAATTATAATAAAATAGAAATACAATAG
- a CDS encoding GTP pyrophosphokinase — protein MAINDWKSFLMPYEQAVEELKVKLKSIRKEYRRKNEYSPIEFVTGRVKEVSSILEKANKFEIPIDQVRYELEDIAGIRIMCQFVDDITKVVELLRGRKDMQILYEKDYVRNVKESGYRSYHMIIKYQVNMAEGPVDILAEFQIRTLAMNFWATIEHSLNYKYKQNIPTQLKEKLKSSADAAFKLDEEMLQIKDEIKDAQKLFEVKSSIISNIMNSLLTLSSLGKEAEAARHEKTLNKLIQYGEIWELDNLLFYVKKDVEKYRE, from the coding sequence ATGGCAATAAACGATTGGAAAAGTTTTTTAATGCCGTATGAGCAAGCAGTAGAGGAACTTAAGGTAAAATTAAAATCCATAAGAAAAGAATATAGAAGAAAAAATGAATATTCACCTATAGAGTTTGTTACTGGCAGAGTAAAAGAAGTTTCTAGTATATTAGAAAAGGCTAATAAATTTGAAATACCTATAGATCAAGTTAGATATGAATTAGAAGACATAGCTGGAATAAGAATAATGTGTCAATTTGTAGATGATATAACTAAAGTTGTTGAATTATTGCGTGGAAGAAAGGACATGCAAATTCTTTATGAAAAAGACTATGTTAGAAATGTAAAAGAAAGTGGTTATAGAAGCTACCACATGATAATAAAATATCAAGTAAATATGGCAGAAGGACCAGTAGATATTCTTGCAGAGTTCCAAATTAGAACTCTAGCTATGAATTTTTGGGCTACTATTGAACATTCGCTTAATTATAAATATAAACAAAACATACCTACTCAGTTGAAAGAAAAACTTAAAAGTTCAGCTGATGCAGCTTTTAAATTAGATGAAGAAATGCTACAAATAAAAGATGAAATAAAAGATGCCCAAAAACTTTTTGAAGTAAAATCTAGCATAATTTCAAATATTATGAACTCTTTATTAACTTTAAGCTCATTAGGTAAAGAAGCAGAAGCAGCAAGACATGAGAAGACTTTAAATAAACTTATTCAATACGGAGAAATTTGGGAATTGGATAATTTATTATTTTATGTTAAAAAAGATGTTGAAAAGTATAGAGAATAA
- a CDS encoding EscU/YscU/HrcU family type III secretion system export apparatus switch protein, which produces MTERKKAAALKYELNNTEAPMIAASGMGHIADKIIEKAQENEVPIVYNKELANLLCNVDVGDEIPTELYEAVAHVIAFVTDIDKTL; this is translated from the coding sequence ATGACTGAAAGAAAAAAAGCAGCAGCTCTTAAGTATGAATTAAATAATACTGAAGCTCCAATGATAGCAGCATCAGGAATGGGACATATTGCAGATAAAATAATAGAAAAAGCACAAGAAAATGAAGTTCCCATAGTTTATAATAAAGAGTTAGCAAATTTGTTATGTAACGTTGACGTTGGAGATGAAATACCGACAGAGTTGTATGAGGCAGTAGCTCATGTGATAGCATTTGTAACTGATATAGATAAAACACTATAA
- a CDS encoding methyl-accepting chemotaxis protein, translated as MGFFQNKRHTEDKTLENTQNITLPQTNDNSEIKKIGVGLSELKSESSRIHNSINDINSSVSHLADLSMSENQETNHATNLLHDFRSNMEELALNITNVHGQVLDTDKVADNGIVSIENLDTSLNELQHMFTVSTQTINALVSKLESVNMITDSISQIASQTNLLSLNAAIEAARAGEAGKGFSVVAGEVRKLAENSKLAVQSITDILEEIKTDIIQASEAMNSGNSALAVQHTSLSATKGSFNNIKSSIEETIDEITTCIGNLTTASSKKDDVIDCVEKVNDIARKNSELTQEIASKLDTQSDSLDKFNDTLDNLSKNISQ; from the coding sequence ATGGGATTTTTTCAAAACAAAAGACATACTGAGGATAAGACTTTAGAAAATACACAAAATATTACTTTACCCCAAACTAACGACAATTCAGAAATCAAAAAAATAGGCGTAGGTCTTTCTGAATTAAAAAGTGAAAGTTCTAGAATTCATAACTCTATTAATGATATTAACTCATCAGTATCACATTTAGCAGATTTATCAATGTCTGAAAATCAAGAAACAAATCATGCAACAAATCTATTACATGATTTTAGATCTAATATGGAGGAGTTAGCATTAAACATTACAAATGTTCATGGACAAGTATTAGATACTGATAAAGTAGCTGATAATGGCATTGTATCAATAGAAAATTTAGATACATCATTAAATGAATTACAACATATGTTTACAGTTTCAACTCAAACTATCAATGCTTTAGTTAGTAAATTAGAATCTGTAAATATGATAACTGATTCTATTAGTCAAATCGCTAGTCAAACAAATCTTTTATCATTAAATGCTGCAATAGAAGCTGCAAGAGCTGGCGAAGCAGGTAAAGGATTCTCAGTTGTTGCTGGTGAAGTAAGAAAACTTGCAGAAAATTCAAAATTAGCAGTTCAAAGTATAACAGATATATTAGAAGAAATTAAAACAGATATAATTCAAGCATCCGAGGCTATGAATTCTGGAAATTCTGCTTTAGCTGTTCAACATACTTCATTAAGTGCTACAAAGGGTAGTTTTAACAATATTAAATCTTCTATCGAAGAGACTATTGATGAAATTACAACTTGTATAGGAAATCTTACAACTGCTTCAAGTAAAAAAGATGATGTTATTGATTGTGTTGAAAAAGTAAATGATATTGCAAGAAAAAATTCTGAATTAACTCAAGAAATTGCATCTAAACTAGATACACAATCAGATTCTTTAGATAAATTTAATGACACATTAGACAATCTAAGTAAAAATATTTCTCAATAA
- a CDS encoding GerAB/ArcD/ProY family transporter, giving the protein MKNYLSTKHFVILILATTLISLRTYSSFFIKYGKQDTWVYLLISLLILILFFYFIINTLSKLDSPDLVKSMKKYLPKPIAHIFLFLFSIGLLLNAIESTSIESNFIYTNLFLESSIGYYLLLFLVPSIYLLTRKFSSILVFVIVAFSLLLLNDGILAVLIEPYKNYRYIFPILHNDLNIDSIKCILFLLGSLSSICIVLPYLKLLNSKKDLKKNTLISLLFVSIITIFSIIGVIATLGAERSANIFYPGFIQSDIIQILEFIEFGEFFYIFRIVVGFFIKFVLSGYAIFLIYHDKIKSKKIFFSIFLVVVLILSYLVSNNSYILFYFLKYFELASIVLLLLIPLISCFIISIKLKVNSNKKSIVN; this is encoded by the coding sequence ATGAAAAACTATTTATCAACCAAACATTTCGTAATTTTAATATTAGCAACCACATTAATTAGCCTTAGAACTTATAGTTCATTCTTTATAAAATATGGCAAACAAGATACTTGGGTATATTTATTAATATCATTATTAATTTTGATATTATTTTTTTATTTTATAATAAACACATTAAGTAAATTAGACAGTCCAGATTTAGTGAAATCAATGAAAAAATATTTACCTAAACCTATTGCACATATCTTTTTATTTTTATTTTCAATTGGACTATTATTAAATGCTATAGAAAGTACATCAATAGAATCTAATTTTATATATACAAATTTATTTTTAGAATCCTCAATTGGATACTATCTATTACTATTTCTTGTTCCTAGTATTTATTTATTAACAAGAAAATTTTCTTCAATATTAGTATTTGTTATAGTTGCTTTTTCTCTTTTATTGTTAAATGATGGTATACTTGCTGTTTTAATTGAACCTTATAAAAATTATAGATATATTTTCCCTATTTTACATAATGATTTAAATATAGATTCAATAAAATGTATACTCTTTTTATTGGGCTCTCTATCCTCAATTTGTATTGTTCTTCCTTATTTAAAGTTACTAAACAGTAAAAAAGATTTAAAAAAGAATACTCTAATTTCACTCTTATTTGTTTCGATAATAACAATATTTTCAATTATCGGAGTAATTGCAACATTGGGTGCTGAAAGATCAGCTAACATATTTTATCCTGGATTTATTCAATCAGATATAATTCAGATATTAGAATTTATAGAATTTGGTGAATTCTTTTATATTTTTAGAATTGTTGTGGGGTTCTTTATTAAGTTTGTATTATCTGGATATGCAATATTTTTAATTTATCACGACAAAATAAAAAGTAAAAAAATATTCTTCAGTATTTTTTTAGTTGTAGTTCTTATATTATCCTACTTAGTTTCAAATAATAGCTATATACTATTTTACTTCTTAAAATATTTTGAATTGGCATCAATAGTTTTACTACTATTAATACCACTTATATCGTGTTTTATAATTTCGATAAAATTAAAAGTTAATTCAAATAAAAAAAGTATTGTAAATTAA
- a CDS encoding metallophosphoesterase: MALYTISDLHLAMNVEKPMDIFGENWAGHCEKIKKNWLEKVKADDMVLIAGDISWSLKESDSKFDLDWIDSLPGKKIISKGNHDYWWGSISKLNKLYENTKFLQNNFYVYKNYAICGTRGWICPGGDKYSSKDEKIYSREQIRLKLSLEAAKSNGYEDIIVMIHYPPTNDKFEESAFLEIFKEYGVKKVIYGHLHGPSLKGNLLNGDLDGIEYILSSADYLDFNPKLIIE; encoded by the coding sequence ATGGCACTTTATACTATTTCAGATTTGCATTTAGCAATGAATGTTGAAAAGCCTATGGATATATTTGGAGAAAATTGGGCTGGTCACTGTGAAAAAATAAAAAAAAATTGGCTAGAAAAAGTTAAAGCTGATGATATGGTATTAATAGCAGGAGATATTTCATGGTCACTTAAAGAAAGTGATAGCAAATTTGATTTGGATTGGATAGATTCATTACCAGGTAAGAAAATAATAAGCAAAGGAAATCATGACTATTGGTGGGGAAGCATATCTAAATTAAATAAACTATATGAAAATACAAAATTTCTTCAAAATAATTTTTATGTTTATAAAAATTATGCCATTTGTGGTACTAGAGGGTGGATTTGTCCAGGTGGAGATAAATACTCATCTAAAGATGAAAAAATTTATAGTAGAGAACAAATAAGATTAAAATTATCTTTAGAGGCAGCAAAAAGCAATGGGTATGAAGATATTATAGTTATGATTCATTATCCACCAACTAACGATAAATTTGAAGAATCAGCTTTTTTAGAAATATTTAAAGAATATGGTGTAAAGAAAGTTATATATGGACATTTACACGGGCCATCATTAAAAGGTAATTTATTAAATGGTGATTTAGATGGAATAGAATACATATTATCATCAGCAGATTATCTTGATTTTAATCCAAAGCTGATTATAGAATAA
- a CDS encoding Ger(x)C family spore germination protein, whose protein sequence is MQIKRAFIILLVILMSFSMVSCFNYHDINKVTFVTSVIFDEDENSNVVLYLDCVKAFRNANESIEKGKRLIYKGEGKTALEAIRDVNMAASFKLNFTQNRAYIFTGNAVKNGVKKYVDLINNDPEFPITPNMFAYFDDVDKLLELSSSDEEYLGLFLDDLVGKNENSSKVIKLNTNKYMIERLLPNNLSIMSTLKLKEDARDKKIELGGGTIIRNDRMIGKIDTLNTLSYNLLTNKIESGILQVVNPNEKNNFITLKILDSKIKTSVDYSNDKIVLNKKLKLKTNIAESQSKFIVDQEFIDNICELEEESIKSHLKDTFNEYKEKNVDILQVVNLLNQKYGYEKEEDYLSKVELNVEVDIDIDGSGRTKNSL, encoded by the coding sequence ATGCAAATTAAAAGAGCTTTTATAATTTTATTAGTAATTTTAATGTCATTTTCTATGGTTTCCTGTTTTAATTATCATGATATAAATAAGGTTACTTTTGTAACTAGCGTTATATTTGATGAAGATGAAAATTCTAATGTTGTTTTGTACTTAGATTGTGTTAAAGCATTTAGAAATGCTAATGAGAGTATTGAAAAAGGAAAGAGATTAATATATAAGGGTGAAGGAAAAACAGCTTTAGAAGCTATTAGAGATGTTAATATGGCAGCTAGTTTTAAATTAAATTTTACTCAAAATAGAGCATATATTTTTACTGGGAATGCTGTTAAAAATGGAGTGAAAAAATATGTAGATTTAATAAATAATGATCCTGAATTTCCAATAACACCAAACATGTTTGCTTATTTTGATGATGTGGATAAACTTTTAGAATTATCAAGCAGCGATGAAGAGTACTTAGGATTGTTTTTAGATGATTTAGTAGGAAAAAATGAAAATTCTTCAAAAGTAATAAAATTAAATACAAATAAGTATATGATAGAAAGATTACTACCTAACAATTTATCTATTATGAGTACATTAAAATTAAAGGAAGATGCACGAGATAAAAAAATAGAATTAGGTGGTGGAACAATAATTCGAAATGATAGAATGATTGGAAAAATAGATACATTAAATACATTAAGTTATAATCTACTAACTAATAAAATTGAAAGTGGAATATTACAAGTTGTAAATCCAAATGAAAAAAATAATTTTATAACATTAAAGATATTAGATTCTAAAATAAAAACATCTGTAGATTATTCTAATGACAAAATAGTATTAAATAAAAAACTTAAGTTAAAAACTAATATAGCTGAATCACAAAGTAAGTTTATTGTGGATCAAGAGTTTATAGATAATATTTGTGAACTAGAGGAAGAAAGTATAAAATCACATTTAAAAGATACATTTAATGAATACAAAGAAAAGAATGTAGATATATTACAAGTAGTGAATTTGTTAAATCAAAAATATGGATATGAAAAAGAAGAGGACTATTTGTCAAAAGTAGAACTTAATGTTGAAGTAGATATAGATATAGATGGAAGTGGAAGAACTAAAAATAGCTTATAG